A stretch of Synechococcus sp. MIT S9220 DNA encodes these proteins:
- the purC gene encoding phosphoribosylaminoimidazolesuccinocarboxamide synthase gives MTIPHGDLLYEGKAKRIYAGSDDQQVLVEFKNDATAFNAQKKAQLADKGRLNCRISACLFEVLERAGIPTHYCGIAEETWMVVQRVEVIPVEVVLRNIATGSLCRETPIVQGTVLEPALLDLYYKDDGLGDPLLTDARLALLGLVSSELRERIEVLARKVNVVLIPFFKEIGLNLVDFKLELGLNAAGELLVADEISPDTCRLWDLSCTDAEERILDKDRFRKDLGGVIEAYGEVCKRVQGACPTPRNCS, from the coding sequence ATGACCATTCCCCACGGCGACCTTCTCTACGAGGGCAAAGCCAAGCGCATTTATGCCGGTTCAGACGACCAGCAAGTTCTGGTGGAGTTCAAAAATGATGCCACTGCTTTCAATGCTCAGAAAAAGGCTCAGCTGGCAGACAAGGGGCGTCTCAACTGCAGGATTTCAGCCTGTTTGTTCGAAGTGCTGGAGCGGGCGGGAATTCCCACCCATTACTGCGGAATCGCTGAGGAGACTTGGATGGTTGTCCAGCGCGTCGAGGTGATTCCAGTTGAGGTGGTGCTGCGCAACATCGCGACTGGCTCGCTTTGTCGCGAGACGCCGATTGTCCAGGGCACAGTCCTTGAGCCGGCTTTGCTCGATCTGTATTACAAAGATGATGGTCTTGGTGATCCGTTGCTGACGGATGCTCGCCTGGCATTGCTGGGACTGGTCTCTAGCGAGCTGCGGGAGCGGATCGAGGTTCTCGCCAGAAAAGTCAATGTGGTGCTGATTCCTTTCTTCAAGGAAATCGGCTTGAATCTGGTGGATTTCAAGCTTGAGCTTGGGCTGAATGCTGCCGGTGAGCTGCTTGTGGCTGATGAGATCAGCCCTGACACCTGTCGGCTCTGGGACCTGTCGTGTACGGATGCGGAGGAGCGCATCCTCGACAAGGACCGATTCCGTAAGGACCTAGGTGGAGTGATCGAGGCCTACGGGGAGGTCTGCAAACGGGTACAAGGGGCCTGCCCGACCCCCCGCAACTGCAGTTAA